A genome region from Streptomyces sp. SAI-135 includes the following:
- a CDS encoding glycosyltransferase family A protein, with protein MDAVPAADIGEGPLTFWTDQPVDTIEQLSPFSFVPQPRVAPHQPSPNERGALTAPAQEPLASALVSARGNTESLKSLLAALCQQTLQAARSEAVILDNDLPGPIRPIADAIRDGDWPFTVRVLYEPTPGLRAGRNRGICATRGQYVAITAPDITPEPGWLQVLVTAIEEEKVFAVGGRTHVIYPGGQVTALTKAARVPRRGGLARGPGIGRVAVLGHRMQPALSPPDRARRRPVPYRSKR; from the coding sequence GTGGATGCCGTTCCGGCGGCAGACATCGGCGAAGGCCCGCTCACATTTTGGACGGATCAACCGGTCGACACCATCGAACAGTTGAGCCCATTCTCGTTCGTGCCGCAGCCGCGTGTGGCACCCCACCAGCCCAGTCCGAACGAGAGGGGAGCACTGACGGCACCTGCTCAGGAACCGTTGGCGTCCGCCCTCGTCAGTGCCCGGGGCAACACCGAAAGCCTGAAGAGTCTGCTGGCCGCGCTGTGCCAGCAGACGCTGCAAGCCGCCCGGTCCGAGGCCGTGATCCTGGACAACGACCTGCCCGGACCGATCCGGCCGATCGCGGATGCCATCCGCGACGGCGACTGGCCTTTTACCGTGAGGGTGCTGTATGAGCCGACCCCAGGACTGCGTGCCGGCCGCAACCGCGGGATCTGCGCGACCCGCGGCCAGTACGTCGCCATCACCGCCCCCGACATCACCCCCGAACCCGGCTGGCTGCAGGTCCTCGTCACCGCGATCGAGGAAGAAAAGGTGTTCGCGGTCGGCGGCCGCACCCATGTCATCTATCCGGGTGGCCAGGTCACGGCGTTGACGAAAGCTGCGCGAGTGCCGCGGCGCGGTGGACTGGCCCGAGGGCCGGGAATTGGCCGTGTAGCCGTACTGGGTCACCGGATGCAACCTGCTCTTTCACCGCCAGACCGCGCTCGACGTCGGCCTGTTCCGTACCGATCCAAGCGCTGA